In Longimicrobium terrae, the following proteins share a genomic window:
- a CDS encoding Ig-like domain-containing protein, translated as MIGLAACGDNPAGSGGGNGGNGGGQPQPAPVSTVTVDPQQVTLEIGMHRLIGARTLAADGAELTGRAVTWSSSNPAVAEVSAAGQVTARATGIAMIRAAAEGRFAETRVEVPAPVSRVQVLPGTLALRVGENGVLQASAFGPGGAPVTGLPVQWTSLNPATATVAADGRVTALDAGEARIRATVLGVSAEALVQVSPPPPPLVHHVSVTPTMVQLKVGESWSFTAQPLSAANQPVEAPAAAWSSSNPAVATVTADGRVQARAVGTAMIRATIAGVTGEGSVTVAAEPPPPPDPVVYDLVTMDGQSLPAALYTRSLPGGVTGTVRIQGGYFKPDAFDAAGRAHYELALFSSTFLPDGSLRDSETYFDEGTAERQSDGSVLLRSSMHAGFTFTARGGGVGTIIVRQTLGGEGPVREYLFRAD; from the coding sequence CAGCGGTGGCGGGAATGGCGGAAACGGTGGCGGGCAGCCCCAGCCGGCGCCCGTATCCACCGTCACCGTCGATCCCCAGCAGGTGACCCTCGAGATCGGCATGCATCGGCTGATCGGCGCGCGCACGCTGGCGGCGGACGGCGCCGAACTCACCGGCCGCGCGGTCACGTGGAGCAGCAGCAACCCGGCCGTCGCCGAAGTCAGCGCGGCGGGGCAGGTGACGGCGCGCGCCACCGGCATCGCCATGATCCGCGCCGCCGCCGAGGGCCGCTTCGCTGAAACGCGCGTGGAAGTGCCCGCGCCGGTGTCGCGGGTGCAGGTGTTGCCGGGCACGCTGGCGCTGCGGGTGGGGGAGAACGGGGTGCTGCAGGCGAGCGCCTTCGGCCCCGGCGGCGCGCCGGTAACCGGGCTGCCGGTGCAGTGGACGAGCCTCAATCCGGCGACCGCCACGGTGGCCGCGGACGGTCGGGTGACGGCGCTGGACGCGGGCGAGGCCCGCATTCGCGCCACGGTGCTGGGCGTGTCGGCCGAGGCGCTGGTGCAGGTGAGCCCGCCGCCTCCGCCGCTGGTTCACCACGTGTCCGTCACGCCGACGATGGTGCAGCTCAAGGTGGGCGAATCGTGGAGCTTTACGGCGCAGCCTCTTTCCGCCGCCAACCAGCCGGTGGAGGCGCCCGCGGCGGCGTGGTCCAGCAGCAACCCCGCGGTGGCCACGGTGACCGCGGATGGGCGCGTGCAGGCCCGCGCGGTGGGGACGGCCATGATCCGCGCCACCATCGCCGGGGTGACGGGCGAGGGTTCCGTGACGGTGGCCGCCGAGCCGCCCCCGCCGCCGGACCCGGTGGTGTACGACCTGGTGACCATGGATGGGCAGTCGCTGCCGGCGGCGCTCTACACCCGCAGCCTCCCCGGCGGGGTCACGGGGACCGTGCGGATTCAGGGCGGATACTTCAAGCCGGATGCGTTCGACGCGGCGGGGCGCGCGCACTACGAACTGGCGCTGTTCTCCTCCACCTTCCTGCCGGACGGATCGCTGCGCGACAGCGAAACGTACTTCGACGAGGGGACGGCCGAGCGCCAGAGTGACGGCAGCGTGCTGCTGCGCTCAAGCATGCACGCCGGGTTCACCTTTACTGCCCGCGGCGGCGGCGTGGGGACCATCATCGTCCGCCAGACGCTGGGCGGCGAAGGCCCGGTCCGCGAGTACCTCTTCCGCGCCGACTGA